In Ipomoea triloba cultivar NCNSP0323 chromosome 15, ASM357664v1, one genomic interval encodes:
- the LOC116007231 gene encoding putative late blight resistance protein homolog R1A-3, protein MEKLRHVHTNTSTQLPSPSEKEIYSDKQTDIHTLSTISPGSCTNEIFNKTPKLQKLGVRGDLSELLEEKQNVCLFNNVQMLECLENLKLHGNSEKVELKVPMSDKFPRRLRKLTLSGTLFQWNDMSVLGLLEILKVLKLDDNAFSGEHWDLSSDVIFKGLQYLRIGKMNLKTWTAVDSKKSFPVLESLVLRNCISLQNIPQDFANVDSLKVMELFEVKVSDFAREICVKRHGKTNVKINGFDLFITPLPSQATVHNQAYGNEHVNTRGFHHPSTSIQSQEIVNNQATQAYGDENVTPVDSTNPAPLLHHKKLYISNQTGRKMSTPVDSTTPAPLLCHKK, encoded by the exons ATGGAAAAGCTAAGGCATGTGCACACCAACACCTCTACGCAATTACCCTCTCCTTCCGAAAAAGAGATTTATAGCGATAAACAAACAGATATCCACACACTTTCTACAATATCACCAGGAAGTTGCACAAACGAGATCTTCAACAAGACCCCAAAACTCCAAAAATTAGGTGTTCGTGGGGATTTATCAGAACTTCTCGAGGAAAAGCAAAATGTTTGCTTGTTCAACAATGTTCAAATGCTAGAATGCCTCGAAAACTTGAAGCTTCATGGCAACTCTGAGAAAGTAGAGTTGAAGGTCCCAATGTCGGATAAGTTTCCAAGAAGACTAAGAAAGTTGACCTTGTCTGGTACATTGTTTCAATGGAATGACATGAGTGTACTGGGATTGTTGGAGATACTCAAAGTGCTCAAGTTGGATGACAATGCATTCTCAGGAGAACATTGGGATCTAAGCAGTGATGTTATTTTCAAAGGGCTTCAGTATTTGCGCATTGGTAAAATGAACCTCAAAACATGGACAGCTGTGGACTCAAAGAAAAGCTTTCCAGTTCTTGAAAGCCTGGTTCTCAGGAATTGTATTTCCCTACAAAATATTCCACAGGATTTTGCTAATGTGGACAGCCTTAAAGTGATGGAACTGTTTGAGGTGAAGGTGTCTGATTTTGCAAGAGAGATTTGTGTGAAAAGGCATGGCAAAACAAATGTCAAAATCAATGGATTCGACCTCTTCATCACTCCTCTTCCGTCACAAGCAACA GTACATAACCAAGCATATGGGAATGAACATGTCAACACTAGAGGATTCCACCACCCCAGCACCTCTATTCAGTCACAAGAAATT GTAAATAACCAAGCTACCCAAGCATATGGGGATGAAAATGTAACACCAGTGGATTCGACCAACCCAGCACCTCTACTTCATCACAAGAAATT GTACATAAGCAATCAAACGGGGAGGAAAATGTCAACACCAGTGGATTCGACCACCCCAGCACCTCTACTCTGTCACAAGAAATA G